A stretch of the Desulfobacter sp. genome encodes the following:
- a CDS encoding sigma 54-interacting transcriptional regulator: protein MSYLDVDLMDPKTFEIIIDSISDGVFTVDHEWRIMTFNKAAESITGIPRQKAIGRPCHQIFRSNMCKDNCALKKTMKEGRPFSITSAYIISADQKKIPISLSTSLLKDSQGRVKGGVEIFRDYSQIEELRKHIYEDYKMGDIIANSAAMIKIFQLLPQIAQSDSTVLISGETGTGKGLLARAIHNLSARKKGPYWALNCGALPDTLLESELFGYKAGAFTHAVKDKPGFFALADQGSILLDEIGDTSPAFQVRLLKVIETKEFQPLGGIKKEKSDVRIIAATNKDLSTLVMDEKFRQDLFYRINVVDIHLPPLRQRMEDLPLLTDHFIHKLNRIRGKRVRGISQDALAILMTHEFPGNVRELENIIEHAFVLCDQGNILPDHLPAHLVRHSRKALDHLASKDPLKAAEVEVILAVLQKNHYDRQAAARDLGIHKTTLFRKIEKLGIVLPKIDGRHRRKTDLI from the coding sequence ATGTCATATCTGGATGTGGATCTTATGGATCCAAAGACATTTGAGATCATTATTGACAGTATATCCGACGGTGTGTTCACCGTTGATCATGAATGGCGGATCATGACCTTTAACAAGGCTGCGGAGTCCATTACCGGCATTCCAAGGCAAAAGGCCATCGGCCGACCCTGCCATCAAATCTTTCGTTCCAATATGTGCAAGGATAATTGTGCTCTGAAAAAGACAATGAAAGAGGGCCGGCCCTTTTCCATCACCTCCGCCTATATCATCAGTGCCGATCAAAAAAAAATACCCATCAGCCTTTCCACCTCCTTATTAAAGGACAGCCAGGGGCGTGTTAAGGGGGGGGTGGAAATTTTCAGGGATTACAGTCAGATAGAAGAGCTGCGCAAGCATATTTACGAAGATTACAAAATGGGGGATATCATTGCCAACAGTGCCGCCATGATCAAGATCTTCCAGCTTCTACCCCAGATTGCCCAGAGCGACTCCACCGTATTGATATCCGGTGAGACCGGTACGGGAAAAGGCCTGCTGGCCCGGGCCATTCACAATTTAAGCGCCCGGAAAAAAGGACCCTATTGGGCGCTCAACTGCGGTGCTCTGCCAGACACCCTTTTGGAATCAGAACTCTTTGGGTACAAGGCCGGTGCCTTTACCCATGCCGTAAAGGACAAGCCTGGATTTTTTGCCCTGGCTGACCAGGGCTCTATTTTGCTCGATGAAATCGGGGACACCAGTCCGGCCTTCCAGGTCAGACTGCTCAAGGTGATTGAAACCAAAGAGTTTCAGCCTCTGGGCGGCATTAAAAAAGAAAAATCCGATGTCCGGATCATTGCCGCCACCAACAAAGATCTTTCAACCCTTGTTATGGATGAAAAATTCAGGCAGGATCTTTTTTACAGGATCAATGTGGTGGACATCCATCTGCCTCCCCTTCGCCAGCGCATGGAAGATCTGCCCCTTTTAACGGATCATTTCATCCACAAGCTTAACCGTATCCGGGGCAAAAGGGTCCGGGGGATCAGCCAGGATGCCCTGGCCATTCTCATGACCCATGAATTCCCCGGCAATGTCAGGGAGTTGGAAAATATTATCGAACATGCCTTTGTCCTCTGCGATCAGGGCAACATTCTTCCGGATCACCTGCCTGCCCACCTGGTCCGGCATTCCAGGAAAGCCCTGGATCATCTGGCCTCAAAAGACCCCCTGAAAGCAGCCGAGGTGGAAGTGATACTGGCGGTGCTCCAGAAAAATCACTATGACCGCCAGGCCGCCGCCCGGGACCTGGGTATCCATAAGACCACCCTGTTCAGAAAAATTGAAAAACTGGGCATTGTCCTTCCCAAAATCGATGGCCGTCACCGTCGAAAAACAGATCTTATCTAA